From Mauremys mutica isolate MM-2020 ecotype Southern chromosome 17, ASM2049712v1, whole genome shotgun sequence, one genomic window encodes:
- the LOC123351982 gene encoding sulfotransferase 2B1-like isoform X2 — MAREYFTHKGVLFPRLDYSLEKLSYVENEFQVQDDDVFNITYPKSGTNWMLEILSLIRCAGDPGWVRSVLNWERAPWVENHLGLEAALKYPPPRLLCSHLPVQLFPKSLQRSKAKIIYTLRCPKDVLVSLYHFSKLLRLFKDLGSLDSFLEDFLSGNVPYGSWFDHVTGWMGLKGNENFFSITYEELQQRVSPPGPAGQRAENLPLPGEGAE, encoded by the exons atggcACGTGAATACTTCACCCACAAGGGAGTGCTGTTCCCACGCCTGGATTATTCCCTCGAGAAGCTGAGCTACGTGGAGAACGAATTCCAGGTGCAGGACGACGACGTCTTCAACATCACCTACCCCAAGTCAG GCACTAACTGGATGCTGGAGATTCTGAGTCTGATCCGTTGTGCCGGGGACCCCGGCTGGGTGCGCAGCGTGCTGAACTGGGAGCGGGCGCCCTGGGTGGAGAACCacctggggctggaggctgccctgaaataccccccgccccggctgctctGCTCCCACCTCCCCGTCCAGCTCTTCCCCAAGTCCCTGCAGCGCTCCAAGGCCAAG ATCATCTACACCCTGCGCTGCCCCAAGGACGTCCTGGTCTCGCTGTACCACTTCTCCAAGCTGCTCCGCCTCTTCAAGGACCTTGGCTCACTGGACTCCTTCCTCGAGGACTTCCTGAGCGGGAACG TGCCCTACGGCTCCTGGTTCGACCACGTCACCGGCTGGATGGGGCTGAAGGGCAACGAGAACTTCTTCTCCATCACCTAcgaggagctgcagcag CGGGTGTCTCCCCCAGGACCCGCGGGGCAGCGTGCGGAGAATCTGCCActtcctggggaaggagctgagtgA
- the LOC123351982 gene encoding sulfotransferase 2B1-like isoform X1, whose protein sequence is MAREYFTHKGVLFPRLDYSLEKLSYVENEFQVQDDDVFNITYPKSGTNWMLEILSLIRCAGDPGWVRSVLNWERAPWVENHLGLEAALKYPPPRLLCSHLPVQLFPKSLQRSKAKIIYTLRCPKDVLVSLYHFSKLLRLFKDLGSLDSFLEDFLSGNVPYGSWFDHVTGWMGLKGNENFFSITYEELQQDPRGSVRRICHFLGKELSEEQVAAVVENASFQSMKGNKMSNFSQLRDEYMDHQDGELLRKAESRPGLAGGCELGLRGTSRAAGAGLGGRGCG, encoded by the exons atggcACGTGAATACTTCACCCACAAGGGAGTGCTGTTCCCACGCCTGGATTATTCCCTCGAGAAGCTGAGCTACGTGGAGAACGAATTCCAGGTGCAGGACGACGACGTCTTCAACATCACCTACCCCAAGTCAG GCACTAACTGGATGCTGGAGATTCTGAGTCTGATCCGTTGTGCCGGGGACCCCGGCTGGGTGCGCAGCGTGCTGAACTGGGAGCGGGCGCCCTGGGTGGAGAACCacctggggctggaggctgccctgaaataccccccgccccggctgctctGCTCCCACCTCCCCGTCCAGCTCTTCCCCAAGTCCCTGCAGCGCTCCAAGGCCAAG ATCATCTACACCCTGCGCTGCCCCAAGGACGTCCTGGTCTCGCTGTACCACTTCTCCAAGCTGCTCCGCCTCTTCAAGGACCTTGGCTCACTGGACTCCTTCCTCGAGGACTTCCTGAGCGGGAACG TGCCCTACGGCTCCTGGTTCGACCACGTCACCGGCTGGATGGGGCTGAAGGGCAACGAGAACTTCTTCTCCATCACCTAcgaggagctgcagcag GACCCGCGGGGCAGCGTGCGGAGAATCTGCCActtcctggggaaggagctgagtgAGGAGCAAGTGGCCGCGGTGGTGGAGAACGCCTCCTTCCAGAGCATGAAGGGGAACAAAATGTCCAACTTCTCCCAGCTGAGGGACGAGTACATGGACCACCAGGATGGGGAGCTCCTGAGGAAAGCTGAGTCCaggcctgggctagcagggggctgcgagctgggactgaggggcaccagcagagctgcgggggcagggctggggggcaggggctgtgggtag